AATAAAGTATTGTGCTGTGACTGTCAAATTATTCGGCCTGTGCCCCGGCTGCTCGGATGTCATTGCGGGAGCGTGCCCGGGGGCCAGATTCTCCCCCTCACTATTCCGCAAGCCCAATAAAATACAATTACTGCATTAAACTGTCAAGGGTTGGGCCGGTCAGGGACAGAACAGGCCACGGGCCAGCCGGAACCGGAACTGTCCGCCGTTTTGCGGCACACTCCGGCCGGTCAGGCTGAGGGATTGGACGAAATTGGCGCTCAGGTTGCCGCTCGCGCGGTCGATCAGGCGGACCTCCTCGCTGTCGGCGGTGACCAGGAAAACGGGTCCGCCCAGGTCGACCGGGCCCTGGCGGGAGAAAGCCGGGTTGCGGCTGTCCCAGAGGGGGGGCAGGCCGACAAAGAGCGAATCGGTCAGGCTGAACGCCAGCGAACCCGGGGCGTTCCAGACCGACCAGCCCTCGCCCTCGGCCAGGGGCGCGGCACCCTCGGGCGGGCCCTCCAGGCTCACCCCCTCGAACTGTGTGCGGCGCTCCAGATACTGCCGCCAGGCGTGCTCCGGGGGCAGGTCGGCCGGGTCAACGGCGGCTCTCCACTGCGGCGAGCCGGGCGCGGTGTTGTAGCGGCGGTAGAGTTCAAGATAGCGCGCGGGCCCCAGGTGCTCGAGCAGGAAGCGGTTGTAGAGGCCGGCCACCGGGTAGGACAGGCTGGCATCCTGCTCCTGGAACGCGCCGCGCTCCAGCAGGGCGGGGTAGTCCAGCAGGCCGCCGCCGACGAGAAACGCGGCCAGGTCGAGGATCACCCGCACCTCGCGCCCGCCCCGTCCGCCCAGGCCCACGGCCAGCCCCTCCAGGAACAAGGGGTGCGTGTCGCTGGCGAGCACACCCAGGCGCAGGTTCACCAGCTCGTGCACCAGCTCGTGGTAGTGGCAGGGCCAGACCGAGACCACGCAGTCCCAGGCCAGGAGGCACACCCCACGGGCGCGCCAGCCGGTCAGGCGCTCGAACTCGTCCTCATCCCGGCACAGGACGTAGAGAATCTTTCTCCGCTCCAGGCGCTGCCGCACCGAGTCCGGGAACTCCAGACGGTCAAGTACCTGCCCGGTGAAACGCTCGAGCAACTCGGCGCAGCGCGCTGTGGAGTCCAGGCTGTCTGCGCTCAGGAGGCGCAGGTGGGCGGTCTCGGTCACATGCCAGCCGCGGGTGAACCAGTCGAGCGGCGAAACCATTCTTTCGCCCCGGAAATACCAGCCGTGGCCCGGGACGGCGGGCTCCAGCTCCAGGCGGCTGAAGCCCGAGCCCAGGTCCTCAATCCGGTAGCGCGGCAACTGTCCGGCCACGCGCAGCGCCCGGGCGGCCCCCTCCTCCAGCCCGGACCCGATCAGGCACTTGACCGTCTGGTCCGTGTAGCGTATCCCCAGCCGGGCGGCCATGCTCACGGCTGATGGATCGATCAGGCTGTCAAGGGCCGTGCTGTCCGCGGCAGCCAGGGCACGCAGGAAAAGCTCGGCCCGTGAGCTTTCCAGGGCCGCCGAGTGACGGACAGCGCACAGCAGGATCAGTCCGGCGAGAAAAGCCGCAGCCCGGCGCATCCGGGTCTCCCGTTCAAATAGTGAAGAGATGTGTTTTCGGGACAGCATATTGAAAGGCAAATCTAACCCCTCAGTAATCCTCGGGCAAGAAGCGCCCCTCCCGGGGTGTCTTGGCTCTGGCGAAGGGGGCCGGGCAGGTGTAGATTGTAGTAAATTTCCGCCGTCCTGGGGGGACGGACCGACCCAGAGCCCGCGCGCCGCTGCGGTGCGCTTTCCAGAGGGGACTTGCCATGAAAATGAGTTTCGAGCCGGTGGACCTCCACCCCAGGCACGCGTTCAAGATCGCGGTCAAGGAGGTGGCCGGGGACGTGTTCGAGAACGTAATCGTGCGCCTGGAGCACGCGGGCGTGGTGGGCTGGGGCGAGGCCGCGCCGTTTCAGATTTACGGAGAGAACCGGGCCACTGTGCTGGCCGCACTGGAAACGATCCGTCCTGTGGTCGAGCGCGCGGCGGGCCCCTGGCAGGCCGAGAACTTGATGCGCGAGCTGGACGGCGCCCTGGCGCTGAACTATTCGGTCAAGGCGGCAATCGACTGCGCCCTGTACGACCTGGCCGGAAAGCTCTGCGGGCAGCCCCTTCACGCGCTGCTGGGCCTGGACGCGGCCGCGACGCCGCTTTCGAGTTTCACGATCGGGATCGCCTCGCCTGAGGAAGTGCGGGCCAAGGTGCGCGAGGTGAAAGACTACCCGATCCTCAAGATCAAGGTGGGCGGGCCCTCGGACATGGAATGCCTGGAGATAGTGCGCCAGGAGGCCCCGGACGCCACTCTTCGGGTGGACGCCAACTGCGGCTGGCAGCCGCATAAGGCGCTGCAACTGATGGAGAAGCTGGTCGAGTACGGGGTGGAGTTTGTCGAGCAGCCTCTGCCGCCCCACGAGGTGGAGGGCCAGCGCTGGCTGCGGCAGAACAGCCCGCTGCCCCTGATGGCGGACGAGTCCTGCGAGCGCCTGAGCGACATCCCGCGCTGCGTGGGCTTGTTCGACGCGATCAACATCAAGCTGGTCAAGTGCGGAGGGGTGCGCCACGCCCTAAAGATGATCGGCTGCGCCCGCGCCCACGGGTTGCGGATCATGCTCGGCTGCATGCTGGAGTCCAGTATCCTGATCACAGCCGCGGCGCACCTGAGC
This region of bacterium genomic DNA includes:
- a CDS encoding dipeptide epimerase — encoded protein: MKMSFEPVDLHPRHAFKIAVKEVAGDVFENVIVRLEHAGVVGWGEAAPFQIYGENRATVLAALETIRPVVERAAGPWQAENLMRELDGALALNYSVKAAIDCALYDLAGKLCGQPLHALLGLDAAATPLSSFTIGIASPEEVRAKVREVKDYPILKIKVGGPSDMECLEIVRQEAPDATLRVDANCGWQPHKALQLMEKLVEYGVEFVEQPLPPHEVEGQRWLRQNSPLPLMADESCERLSDIPRCVGLFDAINIKLVKCGGVRHALKMIGCARAHGLRIMLGCMLESSILITAAAHLSPLVDWADLDGAALIGDDPFEGMRFERGRMHLPAEPGLGVRPRA